From Salinibacterium sp. ZJ450, one genomic window encodes:
- a CDS encoding 1-deoxy-D-xylulose-5-phosphate reductoisomerase, giving the protein MRRVIILGSTGSIGTQALDVIAANPDRFQVVGLTAGSNRELVAEQAARFGVTETAFGADDAAALVRSVEADVVLNGITGSVGLGPTLAALETGATLALANKESLIVGGDLVKQAAAPGQIVPVDSEHSALAQALRSGAPSEVRRLVLTASGGPFRGRSRDSLRDVTPAEALAHPTWDMGLVVTTNSSTLVNKGLEVIEAHLLFDVPYAQIEVTVHPQSIVHSMVEFIDGSTIAQCSPPDMRLPISLGLDWPNRVPDVGAPLDWTTASTWTFEPLDTEAFPAVQLAKQVGEAGATFPAVFNAANEQTVIAFHAGAIGYLDILDTVRAVVDRHSVGEATLPGVLAAEVWARGEADRVIAQAG; this is encoded by the coding sequence ATGCGACGCGTCATCATCCTCGGCTCCACCGGCTCCATCGGCACCCAGGCGCTCGACGTCATCGCCGCGAACCCCGACCGGTTCCAGGTGGTCGGGCTCACCGCGGGCAGCAACCGCGAACTCGTCGCCGAGCAGGCGGCCAGGTTCGGCGTGACCGAGACCGCGTTCGGCGCGGATGACGCGGCCGCGCTGGTGCGGAGCGTCGAGGCGGATGTCGTGCTGAACGGCATCACCGGATCGGTCGGTCTCGGCCCGACGCTGGCCGCGCTCGAGACCGGCGCCACGCTCGCGCTGGCGAACAAGGAGAGCCTGATCGTCGGCGGCGACCTGGTGAAGCAGGCCGCGGCGCCCGGGCAGATCGTGCCGGTCGACTCCGAGCACTCCGCCCTCGCGCAAGCACTCAGGTCGGGCGCACCCAGCGAGGTGCGGCGGCTGGTGCTCACGGCATCCGGTGGCCCATTCCGTGGACGCAGCCGTGACTCGCTGCGCGATGTCACCCCGGCCGAGGCGCTGGCGCATCCGACCTGGGACATGGGCCTGGTCGTCACCACCAACTCGTCCACCCTGGTGAACAAGGGGCTCGAGGTGATTGAGGCGCACCTGCTGTTCGACGTGCCGTACGCGCAGATCGAGGTGACCGTGCACCCACAGTCGATCGTGCACTCCATGGTCGAGTTCATCGACGGGTCAACGATCGCGCAGTGCTCACCGCCGGACATGCGGCTGCCGATCTCGCTCGGTCTGGACTGGCCGAACCGGGTTCCGGATGTCGGTGCGCCGCTGGACTGGACCACCGCCAGCACCTGGACGTTCGAACCGCTAGACACCGAAGCATTCCCCGCGGTGCAGCTCGCGAAGCAGGTGGGGGAGGCCGGCGCGACCTTCCCGGCGGTGTTCAACGCGGCGAACGAGCAGACGGTGATCGCGTTCCACGCCGGAGCGATCGGCTACCTCGACATCCTCGACACGGTGCGAGCGGTCGTCGACCGGCACTCGGTGGGCGAGGCGACGCTGCCGGGCGTGCTGGCGGCCGAGGTGTGGGCGCGGGGTGAAGCAGATCGCGTGATCGCTCAGGCCGGCTAG
- a CDS encoding serine/threonine-protein kinase produces MTSQGTDNEVGTVFADRYRVVAVIGRGGMASVYRAEDQVLGRTVALKVFRTTLADADDIKRQTDEIRMLATLNHPSLVTLFDAVASDDASAFLVMEFVDGPDLRHVLDAGEMDAATAALLGADVADALQYVHEQGVVHRDVKPANILVPNERQQSTGPRAKLADFGIARLVDGAHHTATGSVIGTANYLSPEQALGKPLTAASDVYSLGLVILECLTGRRAFPGSALESAAARVTRDPELPDTLPDGWENLLTAMTHREPEARPSAGEVAFMLRQLAAVPVATEVLEPTRELQAVPMPAHPVTAPTEMMDAANTAGASAVGTAAAGIAAAAGTATAPALPTQPPAGSATAPTSARPQQNRRRRALVAGGIGALLVAAVIAILIWVNAPPPATPPVQYPAVEGDLGTHLEQLQKTVEP; encoded by the coding sequence ATGACTTCGCAGGGAACTGACAACGAGGTCGGCACTGTCTTCGCTGATCGCTACCGGGTCGTGGCAGTGATCGGGCGAGGCGGCATGGCGTCCGTTTACCGGGCCGAAGACCAGGTGCTCGGCCGCACGGTGGCGCTCAAGGTGTTCCGCACCACGCTCGCCGACGCCGACGACATCAAACGGCAGACCGATGAGATCCGGATGCTGGCCACCCTGAACCACCCGAGCCTGGTTACCCTGTTCGACGCGGTCGCCAGCGACGACGCCTCGGCGTTCCTGGTGATGGAGTTCGTCGACGGGCCGGATCTACGGCATGTGCTCGATGCGGGAGAGATGGATGCCGCGACGGCCGCGCTGCTCGGAGCCGATGTCGCCGACGCGCTGCAGTACGTGCACGAGCAGGGTGTGGTGCACCGCGACGTGAAGCCCGCCAACATCCTGGTGCCCAATGAGCGTCAGCAGTCCACCGGTCCGCGCGCGAAACTCGCGGACTTCGGCATCGCCCGGCTGGTCGACGGCGCCCACCACACTGCCACCGGCTCGGTGATCGGCACCGCCAACTACCTGAGCCCCGAGCAGGCGCTCGGCAAGCCCCTCACCGCGGCCAGCGACGTGTACTCGCTCGGCCTGGTGATCCTGGAGTGCCTCACCGGACGGCGCGCCTTCCCCGGCTCCGCCCTCGAGTCGGCCGCCGCGCGGGTGACCCGCGATCCCGAGCTGCCCGACACACTGCCCGACGGCTGGGAGAACCTGCTCACCGCGATGACCCACCGCGAACCAGAGGCCCGGCCGAGCGCGGGAGAGGTGGCGTTCATGCTGCGGCAACTTGCCGCCGTGCCGGTCGCGACCGAGGTGCTCGAACCCACCCGCGAACTGCAGGCCGTGCCGATGCCCGCCCACCCCGTCACCGCGCCCACCGAGATGATGGATGCCGCGAACACCGCCGGAGCATCCGCGGTGGGTACCGCTGCCGCGGGTATCGCCGCCGCTGCCGGTACCGCCACCGCCCCTGCCCTGCCGACCCAGCCGCCAGCCGGCAGCGCCACCGCACCGACATCCGCCCGGCCCCAGCAGAATCGCCGACGTCGCGCCCTGGTGGCTGGCGGCATTGGCGCGCTGCTAGTCGCGGCCGTGATCGCGATCCTGATCTGGGTGAATGCGCCACCGCCCGCGACTCCCCCGGTGCAGTACCCGGCGGTCGAGGGCGACCTCGGCACGCATCTCGAGCAGCTGCAGAAGACGGTAGAGCCATGA
- a CDS encoding RIP metalloprotease — MESVLLYVVGILIIVVGLALSIGLHEIGHLVPAKLFRVKVGQYMIGFGPTLFSKRRGETEYGVKAIPLGGYISMAGMYPPAKQGAKARTASTSFFDTMVQDARDSSADTVTEGEEERTFYRLPVYKRIIVMLGGPFMNLLIAVVLYAVLFMGFGISQPSTTLGSVSECVQSADSTATECAPGDPRAPGAAAGLQPGDKLLSVDGEPVESWAQATQTIRDNPGRAIAFQIERDGDIRTVQVTPLLTERPVFDDAGQMKLDAAGNPITTEVGFIGVGAAYELAQQPASAVLPAVGDNIVAVGNVILHLPQRLIDIAEAAFGPEERDPNGPISVVGVGRLAGEIASIDAPVTERAASLVGLVASLNVALFVFNLIPLMPLDGGHVAGALWEGIRRFFAKLFRRPDPGPVDTAKLVPITLAVVIILGGMSALLIYADIVKPITLL, encoded by the coding sequence GTGGAGTCTGTACTGCTGTATGTCGTGGGGATCCTGATCATTGTGGTCGGGCTCGCGCTGTCGATCGGGCTGCACGAAATCGGCCACCTGGTGCCGGCGAAGCTGTTCAGGGTCAAGGTCGGCCAGTACATGATCGGCTTCGGCCCGACGCTGTTCTCGAAACGGCGCGGCGAGACCGAGTACGGCGTGAAGGCGATCCCGCTCGGCGGCTACATCTCGATGGCGGGCATGTACCCGCCGGCCAAGCAGGGCGCGAAGGCCCGCACCGCCAGCACGAGCTTCTTCGACACCATGGTTCAGGATGCGCGGGACTCCTCCGCCGACACGGTCACCGAGGGCGAGGAAGAGCGCACCTTTTACCGGCTACCGGTCTACAAGCGCATCATTGTGATGCTCGGCGGGCCGTTCATGAACCTGCTGATCGCGGTCGTGCTGTACGCCGTGCTGTTCATGGGCTTCGGGATCAGCCAGCCCTCCACCACGCTCGGCAGCGTGTCGGAATGCGTGCAGTCCGCCGACAGCACCGCCACCGAGTGCGCCCCGGGCGACCCGCGCGCACCCGGCGCCGCCGCCGGCCTCCAGCCCGGCGACAAGCTGCTCAGCGTCGACGGCGAGCCAGTGGAATCCTGGGCACAGGCCACCCAGACCATCCGCGACAACCCCGGCCGGGCCATCGCGTTCCAGATCGAACGCGACGGCGACATCCGCACCGTGCAGGTCACCCCGCTGCTGACCGAACGTCCCGTCTTCGACGACGCCGGCCAGATGAAACTGGATGCCGCGGGCAATCCGATCACGACTGAGGTCGGGTTCATCGGGGTGGGCGCCGCCTATGAGCTGGCTCAGCAGCCGGCATCCGCGGTGCTGCCCGCGGTGGGGGACAACATCGTGGCCGTCGGCAACGTGATCCTCCACCTGCCGCAGCGCCTCATCGACATCGCTGAGGCCGCGTTCGGTCCCGAGGAACGCGACCCGAACGGACCGATCAGCGTGGTCGGCGTCGGTCGGCTCGCCGGGGAGATCGCGTCGATCGACGCTCCCGTCACGGAGCGCGCGGCATCCCTGGTCGGGCTGGTGGCGTCGCTGAACGTGGCATTGTTCGTGTTCAACCTGATTCCGCTGATGCCGCTCGACGGCGGACACGTGGCCGGCGCGCTCTGGGAGGGCATCCGCCGGTTCTTCGCGAAGCTGTTCCGCCGGCCCGATCCGGGCCCGGTCGACACCGCGAAGCTGGTGCCGATCACGCTGGCTGTGGTGATCATCCTCGGCGGCATGAGCGCGCTGCTCATCTACGCGGACATCGTAAAGCCGATCACCCTGCTGTAG
- a CDS encoding acetyl-CoA C-acetyltransferase gives MSTDVVILSAVRTPLGKVRGQLAPLSAVELGAIVIRAAVERAGVSPDDVQAVIMGQVLQAGSGQNPSRQAAVKAGLGWDVPSTTTNRVCLSGLSAVIDAARVIRAGEADVVVAGGMESMTNAPHLLQGSRMGWAYGTVSAIDHAAYDGLTDAYDGLSMGASTEAHVGKLGLTRAEQDEIAAASHQRAAAAHSDGLFDEEIIPVEIVGRRGEVTIVSADEGVRADSTVDTLSKLRPAFAAQGTITAGNSSPLSDGASALVIASRDFAEAHGLEWLAVIGSAAQTAGPDNSLHSQPSRAINAALAKAGWSVGDLDLVEINEAFAAVALQSSRDLGISNEIVNIHGGAIAMGHPIGASGARLVTHAAHELARRGSGKAAVSLCGGGGQGDALLLSR, from the coding sequence ATGTCCACGGATGTTGTCATTCTCTCAGCTGTTCGCACGCCGCTGGGCAAAGTACGCGGGCAACTCGCGCCGCTCAGCGCCGTCGAACTCGGCGCGATCGTCATCCGCGCGGCGGTGGAACGCGCCGGTGTGTCGCCCGACGACGTGCAGGCGGTGATCATGGGCCAGGTACTGCAGGCCGGCAGTGGCCAGAACCCGTCGCGACAGGCCGCCGTCAAGGCCGGCCTCGGCTGGGACGTGCCGTCGACCACCACCAACCGGGTCTGCCTGTCCGGCCTCAGCGCCGTGATTGACGCGGCGCGCGTCATCCGCGCCGGCGAGGCCGACGTGGTCGTGGCCGGAGGCATGGAGTCGATGACCAACGCACCGCACCTGCTGCAGGGGTCGCGGATGGGTTGGGCATACGGCACGGTGTCGGCCATCGACCACGCCGCATACGACGGCCTCACCGACGCCTACGACGGACTGTCGATGGGCGCGTCGACTGAGGCGCACGTGGGCAAGCTCGGACTTACCCGGGCCGAACAGGACGAGATCGCCGCCGCCTCGCACCAGCGAGCCGCCGCCGCGCACAGCGACGGCCTGTTCGACGAGGAGATCATTCCGGTCGAGATCGTCGGTCGCCGCGGCGAGGTCACCATCGTCAGCGCCGACGAGGGCGTACGCGCCGACAGCACAGTCGACACGCTGAGCAAGCTGCGACCCGCCTTCGCCGCGCAGGGCACGATCACCGCGGGCAACTCGTCGCCGCTGAGCGACGGGGCATCCGCGCTCGTCATCGCCAGCCGCGACTTCGCTGAGGCGCACGGACTCGAGTGGCTCGCCGTGATCGGCAGCGCCGCCCAGACCGCCGGCCCAGACAACTCGCTGCACTCGCAGCCCTCGCGAGCCATCAACGCCGCGCTGGCCAAGGCGGGGTGGAGCGTCGGCGACCTCGACCTGGTCGAGATCAACGAGGCGTTCGCCGCGGTGGCGCTGCAGTCGAGCCGTGACCTGGGCATCTCGAACGAGATCGTGAACATCCACGGCGGGGCGATCGCGATGGGTCATCCGATCGGGGCATCCGGCGCCCGGCTCGTGACGCACGCAGCCCACGAACTGGCCAGGCGCGGATCGGGCAAGGCCGCGGTCTCGCTCTGCGGCGGCGGAGGCCAGGGCGACGCGCTCCTCCTGTCGCGCTAA